The following coding sequences are from one Salvia hispanica cultivar TCC Black 2014 chromosome 3, UniMelb_Shisp_WGS_1.0, whole genome shotgun sequence window:
- the LOC125211630 gene encoding F-box only protein 6 isoform X3, giving the protein MMEGVGMLRQLILELYGSPPPPSNHSIQLQPLRWCFLNLESSSSFEDSFYNIIMTAGKSENLKMLEPGKPPPSKKARKERSRGKATSAASSNEIMEDHIWKDFPEDLFEAVIARLPIPAFFRFRSVCQKWNSLLTSQSFSQQCAEVMHTKSWFYTITHENVNTGAMYDPSLKKWHHPTVPALPTKQIVLPVASAGGLICFLDIGHRSFYVCNPLTRSFKELPARSVKVWSRVAVGMMLNGGSPNSGYKILWVGCEGDFEVFDSAKNSWIRPGSMPPSIKLPLALNFRSQAVSVDGTLYFMRSDPDGLLSYDIDNGMWKQYVIPVPPHLSDHTLAESGGRIMLVGLLTKNAATCVYIWELQKMTLLWKEVETDESTGDLRSSQPGVA; this is encoded by the exons ATGATGGAAGGGGTGGGCATGTTACGGCAGCTTATTTTGGAACTCTACGGTTCTCCTCCTCCCCCTTCCAATCATTCCATTCAGCTTCAACCCCTAAG ATGGTGTTTCTTGAATCTTGAATCTAGTAGCTCTTTTGAAGACAGTTTTTACAACATAATAATGACGGCTGGTAAatctgaaaatttaaaaatgctTGAACCTGGCAAACCTCCACCCTCAAAGAAAGCTAGAAAGGAGCGTAGTCGTGGAAAAGCAACTTCCGCTGCGAGCTCAAATGAAATCATGGAAGATCATATCTGGAAAGATTTTCCAGAGGACCTCTTTGAAGCTGTTATAGCCAGACTTCCCATACCAGCGTTTTTCCGCTTCCGTTCTGTTTGTCAGAAGTGGAATTCATTGCTTACTTCTCAAAGCTTCTCCCAGCAATGTGCTGAAGTAATGCATACAAAGTCTTGGTTCTATACCATCACCCACGAGAACGTCAATACGGGAGCAATGTATGATCCTTCATTGAAGAAGTGGCACCATCCAACAGTGCCTGCGTTGCCAACCAAACAAATCGTTCTGCCAGTGGCATCAGCTGGGGGTCTCATCTGCTTCCTTGACATCGGGCACAGAAGCTTCTACGTGTGTAACCCTCTGACGAGATCATTCAAGGAATTGCCAGCCAGGTCTGTGAAGGTGTGGTCGCGTGTAGCTGTTGGGATGATGCTGAATGGCGGCTCCCCCAACTCAGGGTATAAGATCCTTTGGGTTGGTTGTGAGGGGGATTTCGAAGTGTTCGACTCTGCAAAGAACTCTTGGATTCGTCCAGGAAGCATGCCCCCAAGTATCAAGCTTCCACTAGCGCTCAACTTCAGGTCTCAGGCGGTTTCAGTTGACGGGACGCTGTATTTCATGCGGTCAGACCCAGACGGGCTTTTGTCGTATGATATCGACAACGGGATGTGGAAACAGTACGTAATCCCTGTCCCTCCTCACCTGAGTGATCACACACTGGCGGAGAGTGGAGGCAGGATCATGCTTGTTGGGCTGCTGACGAAGAATGCAGCGACATGCGTGTATATATGGGAGCTGCAGAAGATGACTCTGCTGTGGAAGGAG GTCGAAACAGATGAATCGACTGGTGACTTACGATCTAGCCAGCCGGGAGTGGCTTAA
- the LOC125211106 gene encoding squamosa promoter-binding-like protein 3, which translates to MSHCLEMDWNTKWDWESYDALGSKKLQLVDWTVIDDREIDAGSFNLMAGCGNSGASGSEGGRVSSAKSSISVSDSSAKNLMANEDFSGNFKITESEGTPEASIGSVEPLISLKLGKRTYFENSGAGSHVKSASGASLKKTKSAGGNLPMPRCVVEGCNVDLTTAKDYHRKHRVCNIHSKAPKVVIDGLERRFCQQCSRFHSPSEFDEKKRSCRRRLSDHNARRRKPQQDVIQYATRLPSPFYGGRQQMSFLLSNGPPVHAKFTLTKEYHPSKSSGGGASSEKMHIPGAKHPHFVNTPAKGFPASKISVADVSNPGSKVSPYSSHLDAAPEYPRALSLLSNNSWGPESMAWNLIHENEARATQPIMHGIPEGTPLSSSSSSEFWLHPPCAHQHWPADASFQLFVTPCEETDLYSNILN; encoded by the exons ATGAGCCACTGTTTGGAGATGGATTGGAATACTAAGTGGGATTGGGAAAGCTATGACGCGTTGGGTTCAAAAAAGCTGCAACTAGTAGATTGGACTGTTATTGATGATCGGGAAATTGATGCCGGATCCTTCAATCTAATGGCCGGGTGTGGGAACAGTGGAGCCTCTGGCTCGGAAGGCGGTCGTGTTTCTTCAGCAAAGAGCTCAATATCAGTTTCTGATTCCTCAGCAAAGAACCTCATGGCTAATGAAGATTTTTCcggaaattttaaaattacggAATCAGAAGGAACTCCGGAAGCTTCCATTGGCTCGGTAGAGCCACTGATCAGCCTCAAGCTTGGAAAGAGAACATACTTTGAGAACAGCGGGGCTGGAAGCCATGTCAAGAGTGCATCAGGCGCTTCATTGAAGAAAACTAAATCGGCAGGTGGAAATCTCCCAATGCCTCGCTGTGTGGTCGAGGGCTGCAATGTTGACCTTACAACGGCCAAAGATTATCACCGGAAGCATAGAGTTTGCAACATCCACTCCAAAGCCCCAAAGGTCGTCATTGATGGCCTTGAACGCCGGTTTTGCCAGCAGTGTAGCAG GTTCCATAGCCCGTCTGAATTTGATGAAAAGAAGCGCAGCTGTAGAAGACGACTTTCTGATCATAATGCACGACGCAGGAAGCCACAGCAGGACGTCATCCAGTATGCTACAAGGCTCCCGTCACCATTCTATG GAGGAAGGCAGCAAATGAGTTTTCTGTTGAGCAACGGTCCACCAGTGCACGCTAAGTTCACGCTGACAAAAGAATATCATCCTTCGAAGTCTAGTGGAGGCGGGGCTAGCAGCgagaaaatgcatattccGGGAGCTAAACATCCACATTTCGTTAACACTCCAGCCAAAGGATTTCCGGCATCAAAGATCTCTGTGGCTGATGTTTCAAATCCAG GTTCGAAGGTATCCCCATATTCTTCCCACTTAGATGCAGCGCCCGAGTATCCTCGTGCTCTCTCTCTTCTGTCAAACAATTCGTGGGGGCCGGAATCCATGGCTTGGAATCTGATTCATGAAAATGAAGCCCGCGCAACTCAGCCTATAATGCATGGAATCCCCGAAGGCACGCCCCTGTCGTCTTCATCCTCTTCGGAGTTCTGGCTGCATCCGCCCTGCGCGCATCAGCATTGGCCGGCCGACGCTAGCTTCCAGCTGTTCGTAACACCATGCGAGGAGACAGACTTGTATTCCAACATATTGAACTGA
- the LOC125211630 gene encoding F-box only protein 6 isoform X1, producing MMEGVGMLRQLILELYGSPPPPSNHSIQLQPLRWCFLNLESSSSFEDSFYNIIMTAGKSENLKMLEPGKPPPSKKARKERSRGKATSAASSNEIMEDHIWKDFPEDLFEAVIARLPIPAFFRFRSVCQKWNSLLTSQSFSQQCAEVMHTKSWFYTITHENVNTGAMYDPSLKKWHHPTVPALPTKQIVLPVASAGGLICFLDIGHRSFYVCNPLTRSFKELPARSVKVWSRVAVGMMLNGGSPNSGYKILWVGCEGDFEVFDSAKNSWIRPGSMPPSIKLPLALNFRSQAVSVDGTLYFMRSDPDGLLSYDIDNGMWKQYVIPVPPHLSDHTLAESGGRIMLVGLLTKNAATCVYIWELQKMTLLWKEVDRMPNIWCLEFYGKHVRMTCLGNKGLLMLSLRSKQMNRLVTYDLASREWLKVPGCVLPRTRKRQWIACGTAFHPCLTAGA from the exons ATGATGGAAGGGGTGGGCATGTTACGGCAGCTTATTTTGGAACTCTACGGTTCTCCTCCTCCCCCTTCCAATCATTCCATTCAGCTTCAACCCCTAAG ATGGTGTTTCTTGAATCTTGAATCTAGTAGCTCTTTTGAAGACAGTTTTTACAACATAATAATGACGGCTGGTAAatctgaaaatttaaaaatgctTGAACCTGGCAAACCTCCACCCTCAAAGAAAGCTAGAAAGGAGCGTAGTCGTGGAAAAGCAACTTCCGCTGCGAGCTCAAATGAAATCATGGAAGATCATATCTGGAAAGATTTTCCAGAGGACCTCTTTGAAGCTGTTATAGCCAGACTTCCCATACCAGCGTTTTTCCGCTTCCGTTCTGTTTGTCAGAAGTGGAATTCATTGCTTACTTCTCAAAGCTTCTCCCAGCAATGTGCTGAAGTAATGCATACAAAGTCTTGGTTCTATACCATCACCCACGAGAACGTCAATACGGGAGCAATGTATGATCCTTCATTGAAGAAGTGGCACCATCCAACAGTGCCTGCGTTGCCAACCAAACAAATCGTTCTGCCAGTGGCATCAGCTGGGGGTCTCATCTGCTTCCTTGACATCGGGCACAGAAGCTTCTACGTGTGTAACCCTCTGACGAGATCATTCAAGGAATTGCCAGCCAGGTCTGTGAAGGTGTGGTCGCGTGTAGCTGTTGGGATGATGCTGAATGGCGGCTCCCCCAACTCAGGGTATAAGATCCTTTGGGTTGGTTGTGAGGGGGATTTCGAAGTGTTCGACTCTGCAAAGAACTCTTGGATTCGTCCAGGAAGCATGCCCCCAAGTATCAAGCTTCCACTAGCGCTCAACTTCAGGTCTCAGGCGGTTTCAGTTGACGGGACGCTGTATTTCATGCGGTCAGACCCAGACGGGCTTTTGTCGTATGATATCGACAACGGGATGTGGAAACAGTACGTAATCCCTGTCCCTCCTCACCTGAGTGATCACACACTGGCGGAGAGTGGAGGCAGGATCATGCTTGTTGGGCTGCTGACGAAGAATGCAGCGACATGCGTGTATATATGGGAGCTGCAGAAGATGACTCTGCTGTGGAAGGAGGTTGACAGAATGCCAAACATATGGTGCTTGGAATTTTATGGAAAGCACGTTAGAATGACTTGTCTGGGTAACAAAGGCTTGCTTATGCTATCCCTCAGGTCGAAACAGATGAATCGACTGGTGACTTACGATCTAGCCAGCCGGGAGTGGCTTAAGGTGCCCGGCTGTGTGCTGCCGCGCACCCGGAAGAGGCAATGGATTGCCTGCGGCACTGCTTTTCACCCTTGTTTGACTGCAGGTGCCTAG
- the LOC125211632 gene encoding probable stress-associated endoplasmic reticulum protein — protein MTTSRRLADRKVEKFEKNINKRGAVTDSSAKKGNNLAVGPVLIGFFIFVVIGSSLFQIIRTATSGGMA, from the exons ATG ACAACTTCAAGGAGGCTTGCCGACAGGAAGGTCGAGAAGTTTGAGAAGAACATCAATAAACGTGGAGCTGTTACTGATTCAAGCGCAAAGAAGGGGAACAACTTAGCTGTTGGCCCAGTCTTGATTGGGTTTTTCATATTTGTCGTCATTGGATCAT CGCTATTCCAGATAATCAGGACGGCAACGAGTGGAGGCATGGCTTAA
- the LOC125212900 gene encoding probable methyltransferase At1g27930, whose protein sequence is MQKSNNQSKKAERQWPLPLVVMGSIAAASLVFVLLAKNASAPFLCGARASSSSTSLQLEAVLQYATSTVVPQQSLGEISVTFRVLRALAPANFLVFGLGRDSLMWASLNPHGKTLFLEEDPKWVRIVLRDAPALRAHTVSYRTQLSQADELMRHSRSEPDCSPYKSFLRANDKCRLALNMLENEVYDTEWDLIMIDAPRGYYPEAPGRMAAIYSAAVMARNRKGTGVTHVFLHDVDRPVEQRYAEAFLCKKYLVKEEGRLWHFQIPPAADFNTDFC, encoded by the exons ATGCAGAAAAGCAACAACCAAAGCAAGAAGGCAGAGCGGCAGTGGCCCCTGCCCCTAGTGGTCATGGGATCGATCGCCGCCGCGTCGCTTGTATTCGTCCTCCTTGCAAAAAACGCCTCCGCGCCATTCCTCTGCGGCGCGAGGGCGTCCTCGTCATCAACGAGCCTCCAGCTGGAGGCCGTGCTCCAGTACGCGACGTCCACGGTGGTGCCGCAGCAGTCGCTGGGCGAGATCTCGGTCACGTTCCGCGTCCTCCGCGCCCTGGCCCCGGCGAACTTCCTCGTGTTCGGGCTCGGGCGGGACTCGCTCATGTGGGCCTCCCTCAACCCACATGGCAAGACGCTGTTCCTCGAGGAGGACCCCAAGTGGGTCCGAATCGTCTTGCGAGACGCCCCCGCCCTCCGGGCCCACACCGTCTCCTACCGCACCCAACTCTCCCAGGCTGACGAATTGATGCGACATTCCCGCTCCGAGCCCGACTGCTCTCCCTATAAATCCTTCCTGCGTGCCAACGACAAATGCAG GTTAGCGTTGAACATGCTGGAGAATGAGGTGTACGACACGGAGTGGGACCTGATAATGATCGACGCGCCGCGGGGGTATTACCCAGAGGCGCCGGGGAGGATGGCGGCGATATACTCAGCGGCGGTGATGGCGAGGAACCGGAAGGGAACGGGCGTGACTCACGTGTTCCTGCACGACGTGGACCGGCCAGTGGAGCAGAGGTACGCTGAGGCGTTCCTATGCAAGAAGTATTTAGTCAAGGAGGAGGGGAGGCTGTGGCATTTCCAGATACCGCCCGCCGCTGATTTCAACACAGACTTTTGCTAG
- the LOC125216961 gene encoding non-specific lipid transfer protein GPI-anchored 1-like — protein MGNNTSARFAAAVLCWLAVVGITAETIAEKCTSEFQKVTPCLSFVTAKAQAPGKDCCASATELKEEDPECLCLFIQQVHNGSNAAIKSLGVQEARLLQLPAACNLANATISECPKLLNLPPNSTEAAIFTNISATTAPVVTPGTPSTSGATSNGDWHKPQVAGCVAMAIFLLGLMPS, from the exons ATGGGTAACAACACGAGCGCTCGGTTCGCGGCCGCGGTCCTCTGCTGGCTCGCGGTCGTGGGGATCACGGCCGAGACGATCGCCGAGAAGTGCACGTCCGAGTTCCAGAAGGTGACGCCGTGCCTGTCGTTCGTGACGGCCAAGGCGCAGGCCCCGGGCAAGGACTGCTGCGCCTCGGCCACTGAGCTGAAGGAGGAGGATCCGGAGTGCCTCTGCCTTTTTATTCAGCAGGTGCACAACGGATCCAATGCCGCTATAAAGAGCTTGGGCGTGCAGGAGGCGCGCCTCCTGCAGCTGCCCGCGGCTTGTAATTTGGCTAATGCTACCATTTCTGAATGCCCTA AGCTTCTAAACCTGCCTCCAAACTCAACTGAGGCTGCCATCTTCACCAACATCTCGGCAACCACGGCCCCGGTGGTGACACCTGGGACGCCATCAACCTCGGGGGCAACCAGTAATGGGGATTGGCATAAACCTCAAGTTGCAGGATGTGTGGCTATGGCGATCTTCCTCTTGGGGTTGATGCCTTCTTAA
- the LOC125211630 gene encoding F-box only protein 6 isoform X2, translating into MKSFRWCFLNLESSSSFEDSFYNIIMTAGKSENLKMLEPGKPPPSKKARKERSRGKATSAASSNEIMEDHIWKDFPEDLFEAVIARLPIPAFFRFRSVCQKWNSLLTSQSFSQQCAEVMHTKSWFYTITHENVNTGAMYDPSLKKWHHPTVPALPTKQIVLPVASAGGLICFLDIGHRSFYVCNPLTRSFKELPARSVKVWSRVAVGMMLNGGSPNSGYKILWVGCEGDFEVFDSAKNSWIRPGSMPPSIKLPLALNFRSQAVSVDGTLYFMRSDPDGLLSYDIDNGMWKQYVIPVPPHLSDHTLAESGGRIMLVGLLTKNAATCVYIWELQKMTLLWKEVDRMPNIWCLEFYGKHVRMTCLGNKGLLMLSLRSKQMNRLVTYDLASREWLKVPGCVLPRTRKRQWIACGTAFHPCLTAGA; encoded by the exons ATGAAATCTTTTAg ATGGTGTTTCTTGAATCTTGAATCTAGTAGCTCTTTTGAAGACAGTTTTTACAACATAATAATGACGGCTGGTAAatctgaaaatttaaaaatgctTGAACCTGGCAAACCTCCACCCTCAAAGAAAGCTAGAAAGGAGCGTAGTCGTGGAAAAGCAACTTCCGCTGCGAGCTCAAATGAAATCATGGAAGATCATATCTGGAAAGATTTTCCAGAGGACCTCTTTGAAGCTGTTATAGCCAGACTTCCCATACCAGCGTTTTTCCGCTTCCGTTCTGTTTGTCAGAAGTGGAATTCATTGCTTACTTCTCAAAGCTTCTCCCAGCAATGTGCTGAAGTAATGCATACAAAGTCTTGGTTCTATACCATCACCCACGAGAACGTCAATACGGGAGCAATGTATGATCCTTCATTGAAGAAGTGGCACCATCCAACAGTGCCTGCGTTGCCAACCAAACAAATCGTTCTGCCAGTGGCATCAGCTGGGGGTCTCATCTGCTTCCTTGACATCGGGCACAGAAGCTTCTACGTGTGTAACCCTCTGACGAGATCATTCAAGGAATTGCCAGCCAGGTCTGTGAAGGTGTGGTCGCGTGTAGCTGTTGGGATGATGCTGAATGGCGGCTCCCCCAACTCAGGGTATAAGATCCTTTGGGTTGGTTGTGAGGGGGATTTCGAAGTGTTCGACTCTGCAAAGAACTCTTGGATTCGTCCAGGAAGCATGCCCCCAAGTATCAAGCTTCCACTAGCGCTCAACTTCAGGTCTCAGGCGGTTTCAGTTGACGGGACGCTGTATTTCATGCGGTCAGACCCAGACGGGCTTTTGTCGTATGATATCGACAACGGGATGTGGAAACAGTACGTAATCCCTGTCCCTCCTCACCTGAGTGATCACACACTGGCGGAGAGTGGAGGCAGGATCATGCTTGTTGGGCTGCTGACGAAGAATGCAGCGACATGCGTGTATATATGGGAGCTGCAGAAGATGACTCTGCTGTGGAAGGAGGTTGACAGAATGCCAAACATATGGTGCTTGGAATTTTATGGAAAGCACGTTAGAATGACTTGTCTGGGTAACAAAGGCTTGCTTATGCTATCCCTCAGGTCGAAACAGATGAATCGACTGGTGACTTACGATCTAGCCAGCCGGGAGTGGCTTAAGGTGCCCGGCTGTGTGCTGCCGCGCACCCGGAAGAGGCAATGGATTGCCTGCGGCACTGCTTTTCACCCTTGTTTGACTGCAGGTGCCTAG